The following coding sequences lie in one Sphingomonas sp. M1-B02 genomic window:
- the tolQ gene encoding protein TolQ gives MDPITTAATISPVHLFLQADIVVKAVMIGLLLASLWTWAIILSFGLKVGSVRKAIDTFEGEYREADDIDEFHRRTANLDQPIARVFGAGVTEWRRSTAGKSIDREGTRERLATAMGATIAQEIDRLADRLNFLATVGSVAPFVGLFGTVWGIMRSFTAIAAEQNSSLAVVAPGIAEALFATAIGLFAAIPAVIAYNRYSHRVNRVEARLNRFADGFHATLSRRLEMEA, from the coding sequence ATGGATCCGATTACCACCGCTGCGACCATCTCCCCGGTCCACCTGTTCCTGCAGGCCGATATCGTCGTGAAGGCGGTGATGATCGGCCTGCTGCTGGCGAGCCTGTGGACCTGGGCGATCATCCTCAGCTTCGGGCTGAAGGTGGGATCGGTGCGCAAGGCGATCGACACGTTCGAGGGCGAATATCGCGAAGCCGACGATATCGACGAATTCCACCGCCGCACTGCGAACCTCGATCAGCCGATCGCGCGCGTGTTCGGCGCGGGGGTCACCGAATGGCGCCGCTCGACCGCGGGCAAGTCGATCGATCGCGAAGGCACGCGTGAGCGCCTCGCCACCGCGATGGGCGCCACGATCGCGCAGGAAATCGATCGGCTGGCCGATCGGCTGAACTTCCTCGCCACCGTCGGCTCGGTCGCGCCCTTCGTCGGGCTGTTCGGCACCGTGTGGGGGATCATGCGAAGCTTCACCGCGATCGCAGCGGAGCAGAATTCGTCGCTCGCGGTGGTGGCGCCGGGTATCGCCGAAGCCCTGTTCGCCACCGCGATCGGCCTGTTCGCGGCGATCCCCGCGGTCATCGCCTATAATCGCTATTCGCACCGCGTGAACCGTGTAGAGGCGCGGCTCAACCGGTTCGCCGACGGCTTCCACGCGACGCTCAGCCGCCGGCTGGAGATGGAGGCGTGA
- the tolR gene encoding protein TolR: protein MAMHLPSNKSRGRRAPMAEINVTPLVDVMLVLLIIFMVTAPLMTAGVPVNLPDSRAKALEQEEKPIQISIDEKGQVFIDDEPTTDAALPARLDAIAQQLGDDAKPPQIYLRGDQGLGYGKVMQVMGELNRAGLNRVSMLTEPTSK, encoded by the coding sequence ATGGCGATGCACCTCCCCTCCAACAAGTCCCGCGGGCGCCGCGCGCCCATGGCGGAGATCAACGTCACCCCCCTGGTCGACGTGATGCTCGTCCTGCTGATCATCTTCATGGTCACCGCGCCGCTGATGACCGCGGGTGTGCCCGTCAACCTGCCCGACAGCCGCGCCAAGGCGCTCGAGCAGGAGGAAAAGCCCATCCAGATATCGATCGACGAGAAAGGCCAGGTCTTCATCGATGACGAGCCCACCACCGATGCCGCGCTCCCCGCGCGGCTCGATGCGATCGCCCAGCAATTGGGCGACGATGCCAAGCCGCCGCAAATCTATCTGCGCGGCGATCAGGGGCTCGGCTATGGCAAGGTCATGCAGGTGATGGGCGAGCTCAACCGCGCCGGGCTCAACCGCGTCTCGATGCTCACCGAGCCGACGAGCAAATAG
- a CDS encoding TonB C-terminal domain-containing protein, with amino-acid sequence MKAALGAEIIRQIRPHWSPPSGADSDKLRTRVVVTLGRDGALAGEPRVTQTGVTASNRAQAELARERAIRAVKLAAPFKLPAQFYDAWKTIGPTLYEGL; translated from the coding sequence GTGAAGGCGGCCCTGGGCGCCGAGATCATCCGCCAGATCCGCCCGCATTGGTCGCCGCCCAGCGGCGCCGATTCGGACAAGTTGCGCACCCGAGTGGTGGTAACACTCGGGCGTGACGGCGCGCTTGCCGGCGAGCCGCGCGTTACGCAGACGGGGGTTACCGCCAGCAACCGCGCCCAGGCCGAGCTGGCCCGCGAGCGCGCGATCCGCGCGGTGAAGCTCGCCGCGCCGTTCAAGCTGCCGGCGCAATTCTACGACGCATGGAAGACGATCGGTCCGACTTTGTACGAGGGTTTGTGA
- the tolB gene encoding Tol-Pal system beta propeller repeat protein TolB: protein MMKARNFALAVALAIGTAPVAYAQDIPAASLGTEQPEAGQDSVLSVDVTNQAAQDLFLAIPAMPTAQVVATAAGPTDELGRKLAQVIEDDLRNTGLFKTLGPAQAGGIQYGEVNAPTFGTWSARSAQALVQGYVRANGNGSLTVGCYLYDVALQSELVRQGFVVSPGDWRRAAHKCADAIYTRLSGEGPYFDSQVVYVAEQGPKGRRRKQIAIMDQDGANHRFLTNGQSIVLTPRLSPAQNAIVYMSYENRRPSIYLYDLGARRSRLLVSNVSLTFAPRFSPDGRWVLFSMAAAGNTDVYRVASSGGTPQRLTNSPGIDTGGSYSPDGSRIVFESDRGGTQQLYVMNADGSNQRRISFGGGRYATPVWSPRGDVIAFTRMGGGAFRVGVMSPAGGGERLLTNSWGDEGPSWSPNGRVLMFFRSAQGSGKPDLWSVDLTGVNARKIPTPLDGSDPNWGPIRP, encoded by the coding sequence ATGATGAAGGCCAGGAATTTCGCACTCGCCGTCGCGCTGGCGATCGGGACCGCACCCGTTGCCTACGCACAGGATATCCCGGCGGCGTCGCTCGGCACCGAGCAGCCCGAGGCGGGGCAGGATTCTGTCCTCAGCGTCGACGTGACCAACCAGGCGGCGCAGGACCTGTTCCTCGCAATTCCGGCCATGCCCACCGCGCAGGTGGTCGCCACCGCCGCGGGTCCGACCGACGAGCTCGGCCGCAAGCTGGCGCAGGTGATCGAGGATGATCTGCGCAACACCGGCCTGTTCAAGACGCTGGGCCCCGCCCAGGCGGGCGGCATCCAATATGGCGAAGTCAACGCGCCTACTTTCGGCACCTGGAGCGCGCGCTCGGCGCAGGCCCTGGTCCAGGGCTATGTCCGCGCCAACGGCAACGGCTCGCTGACCGTCGGCTGCTATCTCTACGACGTCGCGCTGCAGAGCGAGCTGGTCCGCCAGGGCTTCGTCGTCTCGCCCGGCGACTGGCGACGCGCCGCGCATAAATGCGCCGACGCGATCTACACAAGGCTGAGCGGCGAGGGCCCCTATTTCGACAGCCAGGTCGTCTATGTCGCCGAGCAGGGCCCGAAGGGCCGGCGTCGCAAGCAGATCGCGATCATGGACCAGGACGGCGCCAACCACCGCTTCCTGACCAACGGCCAGTCGATCGTGCTGACGCCGCGGCTGAGCCCGGCGCAGAATGCGATCGTCTATATGAGCTACGAGAATCGCCGGCCGTCGATCTACCTCTACGATCTGGGCGCCCGCCGCAGCCGGCTGCTCGTGTCGAACGTATCGCTCACCTTCGCCCCGCGCTTTTCGCCCGATGGCCGCTGGGTGCTCTTCTCGATGGCGGCAGCGGGGAATACCGACGTGTACCGGGTCGCATCCTCGGGCGGTACGCCGCAGCGGCTCACCAATTCGCCCGGCATCGATACCGGCGGCAGCTATTCGCCCGACGGCTCCAGGATCGTGTTCGAAAGCGATCGTGGCGGCACCCAGCAACTTTATGTGATGAATGCCGATGGCTCGAACCAGCGCCGGATCAGCTTCGGCGGCGGGCGCTATGCCACCCCGGTGTGGAGCCCGCGCGGCGATGTGATCGCCTTCACCCGGATGGGCGGCGGCGCTTTCCGCGTCGGCGTGATGAGCCCGGCGGGCGGCGGCGAGCGGCTGCTGACCAACAGCTGGGGCGACGAGGGGCCGAGCTGGTCGCCAAACGGCCGCGTGCTGATGTTCTTCCGCTCGGCGCAGGGCTCGGGCAAGCCCGATCTCTGGTCGGTCGATCTCACCGGCGTGAACGCGCGCAAGATCCCGACCCCGCTGGACGGCTCCGACCCCAATTGGGGACCCATTCGGCCCTGA
- the pal gene encoding peptidoglycan-associated lipoprotein Pal, translated as MAKIMTSLVLGAALIATAGCAKKRPPELPPTPSEQGPGTGSDMNNSDSEAGPLNAQFKRAVMSDTVLFDLDQYDIDPEARAILDSQATWLVSRPEARITIEGHADERGTREYNLGLGDRRANAAKNYLAARGVSASRITTISYGKERPVAMGSDEAAWAQNRRAVTIVIN; from the coding sequence ATGGCCAAGATCATGACCAGCCTGGTGCTGGGTGCAGCGCTGATCGCCACCGCCGGCTGCGCCAAGAAGCGCCCGCCCGAACTGCCGCCGACGCCGAGCGAGCAGGGCCCGGGCACCGGTAGCGACATGAACAACAGCGACAGCGAGGCCGGACCGCTCAACGCCCAGTTCAAGCGCGCGGTGATGAGCGACACCGTGTTGTTCGACCTCGACCAGTACGACATCGATCCCGAGGCGCGCGCGATCCTCGACAGTCAGGCGACCTGGCTGGTCTCCCGCCCTGAAGCGCGGATCACGATCGAGGGCCACGCCGATGAGCGCGGCACCCGCGAATATAATCTCGGCCTCGGCGATCGCCGCGCCAACGCCGCGAAGAATTATCTCGCGGCGCGCGGCGTCTCGGCCTCGCGCATCACCACGATCAGCTACGGCAAGGAACGCCCGGTCGCGATGGGCTCCGACGAAGCCGCCTGGGCGCAGAACCGCCGCGCGGTGACCATCGTCATCAATTAA
- a CDS encoding SPFH domain-containing protein — translation MTDVRTPASALRQSHETAAQTTSGYGMLLVLLFTLVAGLAAFTQIDRLADGAIVAWFIAASFLFLFVACGFYLLQPNQASVITLFGDYRGTDRNAGLRWTWPWMGGKKVSVRSNNIISERIKVNDLRGNPIEMAAQVVWRVTDTAQALFDVDDYKAFVNVQIEAAVRTIGSRYPYDDFEHQEVTLRGNHDQVGGELRAELIERLHVAGITVDECGFTHLAYAQEIAGAMLRRQQAQAVVAARTTLVEGAVGMVEMALALLSEKNVVELDDERRAAMVSNLMVVLCGERDTQPIVNAGSLYQ, via the coding sequence ATGACGGACGTTCGCACACCCGCCTCGGCGCTGCGGCAAAGCCATGAGACGGCGGCGCAGACGACGAGCGGCTATGGCATGCTGCTCGTGCTGCTGTTTACGCTGGTCGCCGGACTGGCAGCCTTCACCCAGATCGATCGGCTAGCCGACGGCGCGATCGTCGCCTGGTTCATCGCGGCCAGCTTCCTGTTCCTGTTCGTAGCGTGCGGCTTCTATCTGCTCCAGCCCAACCAGGCGTCGGTGATCACCCTGTTCGGCGATTATCGCGGCACCGATCGCAATGCCGGGCTGCGCTGGACCTGGCCGTGGATGGGCGGGAAGAAGGTCTCGGTCCGCTCGAACAACATCATTTCGGAGCGGATCAAGGTCAATGATCTGCGCGGCAATCCGATCGAGATGGCGGCGCAGGTGGTGTGGCGGGTGACCGACACCGCGCAGGCTTTGTTCGACGTCGACGATTACAAGGCGTTCGTGAACGTCCAGATCGAGGCGGCGGTGCGCACGATCGGCTCGCGCTACCCCTATGACGATTTCGAGCATCAGGAAGTCACGCTGCGGGGCAATCACGATCAGGTCGGCGGCGAGCTGCGTGCCGAGCTGATCGAGCGGCTCCACGTCGCCGGCATCACCGTCGACGAATGCGGCTTCACGCATCTCGCTTATGCCCAGGAGATCGCCGGCGCGATGCTGCGGCGCCAGCAGGCGCAGGCGGTGGTCGCGGCGCGCACTACGCTGGTCGAAGGCGCGGTCGGCATGGTCGAGATGGCGCTCGCCTTGCTCTCTGAGAAAAATGTCGTCGAGCTCGACGACGAGCGCCGCGCGGCGATGGTCTCGAACCTGATGGTCGTGCTGTGCGGCGAGCGCGACACCCAGCCGATCGTCAATGCGGGGTCGCTCTATCAGTAA
- a CDS encoding toxin-antitoxin system HicB family antitoxin — MSAPPKKAFPLRLDPALYAAIERAAASDLRSVNAQVECLLREALGRRGVKLEAPVRAKRGRPPKANGDEP; from the coding sequence GTGTCGGCTCCGCCCAAAAAGGCATTCCCGCTCCGCCTCGATCCCGCGCTCTACGCGGCGATCGAGCGCGCGGCGGCGAGCGACCTGCGCAGCGTCAACGCCCAGGTCGAATGCTTGCTGCGCGAGGCGCTGGGACGACGGGGGGTGAAGCTCGAAGCGCCGGTCCGCGCCAAACGCGGCCGGCCACCCAAAGCAAATGGAGACGAACCATGA
- a CDS encoding S1/P1 nuclease, whose protein sequence is MKHILLIVAAFLGFATPAQAYWEYGHETVAAIAYRNVTPAVRAEIRRLLARQALLETPGCPAGTIEQASVWADCIKTLGPRFSYAYNWHYQNVDVCKDFTLKGNCPDGNCVSAQIERDVKLLKDKTVPQRERVMALAFLVHFVGDLHQPLHAGDRSDLGGNRALSTYGAYSTARLNLHSIWDGLVAERAISTPPGLVRVYSSAERAAVDGGTVEDWSRDSWQVARDVVYASAYGGQPCGPIPARATLSDAQIAALVEPARAQVIKGGLRLARLLNEALG, encoded by the coding sequence ATGAAGCATATCCTGTTGATTGTCGCCGCCTTCCTCGGCTTCGCGACGCCTGCCCAGGCCTATTGGGAATATGGCCATGAGACGGTGGCGGCGATCGCCTATCGCAACGTCACCCCGGCGGTGCGTGCCGAGATCCGGCGGCTGCTAGCGCGGCAGGCATTGCTCGAGACGCCGGGATGCCCGGCGGGGACGATCGAGCAGGCCAGCGTCTGGGCCGACTGCATCAAGACGCTGGGGCCGCGCTTCAGCTATGCCTATAATTGGCACTACCAGAATGTGGACGTCTGCAAGGATTTCACGCTCAAGGGCAATTGCCCCGACGGCAATTGCGTGTCGGCGCAGATCGAGCGCGACGTGAAGCTGCTGAAGGACAAGACGGTGCCGCAGCGCGAGCGGGTGATGGCGCTGGCCTTCCTCGTTCATTTCGTCGGCGACCTGCACCAGCCGCTCCATGCGGGCGACCGCAGCGACCTGGGCGGCAATCGCGCGCTTTCGACCTACGGCGCCTATTCGACGGCCCGGCTGAACCTGCACAGTATCTGGGACGGGTTGGTCGCCGAGCGGGCGATCTCGACTCCGCCGGGGCTGGTGCGGGTGTATAGCTCCGCCGAGCGTGCGGCGGTGGACGGCGGCACCGTGGAGGATTGGAGCCGCGACAGCTGGCAGGTGGCACGCGACGTGGTCTATGCCAGCGCCTATGGCGGCCAGCCCTGCGGACCGATCCCTGCGCGGGCGACGCTCAGCGATGCGCAGATCGCGGCTTTGGTGGAGCCGGCGCGCGCGCAGGTGATCAAGGGTGGGCTGCGGCTGGCGCGGCTGCTGAACGAGGCTTTGGGCTGA
- a CDS encoding isoaspartyl peptidase/L-asparaginase family protein, giving the protein MPLSAQAQPKPSWTLVIHGGAGIIEKGRVTPEQEKGVQAGLDAALDAGAKVLAAGGSSLDAVQAAVQVLEDDPHFNAGRGAVFTWDATNELDAAIMDGSNRAAGSVAGTTTTRHPVAAARAVMEKSPHVLLAGPGADQFAREQGLEQVENSWFATPERRRQLDKMKANDKLGWFDVDLKYGTVGAVAMDSQGHVAAATSTGGLTGKRWGRIGDAPIIGAGTYADDRACAVSATGAGEFFIREGVAHEICARVRFKNETLQQAADVVMAETKQLGGSGGVIVTGPSGEMAWSFNTPGMYRGRASSNGDRLVAFYGDER; this is encoded by the coding sequence ATGCCGCTTTCCGCCCAAGCCCAGCCGAAGCCCAGCTGGACGCTCGTCATCCATGGCGGCGCCGGGATCATCGAGAAGGGGCGCGTCACCCCCGAGCAGGAGAAGGGCGTCCAGGCCGGGCTCGACGCGGCGCTCGATGCCGGCGCCAAGGTGCTTGCCGCCGGCGGATCGTCGCTCGATGCCGTGCAGGCGGCGGTGCAGGTGCTGGAGGACGATCCGCATTTCAATGCCGGACGCGGCGCGGTGTTTACCTGGGACGCGACCAACGAGCTCGACGCGGCAATCATGGACGGCAGCAACCGTGCCGCCGGTTCGGTCGCGGGGACGACCACCACGCGTCACCCGGTCGCGGCGGCGCGCGCGGTGATGGAAAAGAGCCCGCACGTCTTGCTCGCCGGCCCCGGTGCCGACCAGTTCGCGCGCGAGCAGGGGCTGGAGCAAGTCGAGAATAGCTGGTTCGCCACGCCGGAGCGGCGCCGCCAGCTCGACAAGATGAAGGCCAACGACAAGCTCGGCTGGTTCGACGTCGACCTGAAATATGGCACGGTCGGCGCGGTGGCGATGGACAGCCAGGGCCATGTCGCCGCCGCCACCTCGACCGGCGGGCTCACCGGCAAGCGCTGGGGCCGGATCGGCGATGCGCCGATCATCGGCGCGGGCACCTATGCCGACGATCGCGCCTGCGCGGTCTCCGCCACGGGCGCCGGCGAGTTTTTCATCCGCGAGGGCGTGGCGCACGAGATTTGCGCGCGGGTCCGCTTCAAGAACGAGACGCTCCAGCAGGCCGCCGACGTGGTGATGGCCGAGACCAAGCAATTGGGCGGCAGCGGCGGGGTGATCGTCACCGGCCCGAGCGGCGAGATGGCCTGGAGCTTCAACACCCCGGGCATGTATCGCGGCCGGGCATCTTCCAACGGCGACCGGCTGGTCGCATTCTATGGTGACGAACGATGA
- a CDS encoding acyltransferase family protein, translating into MKQPGAAIETQPSQRHYGLDWLRIAAFGLLILYHVAMAFAPWTWVIHTPYRYTALIPPMALLTPWRLALLFAVSGYASRRLFDRSGGARAFARSRALRLLVPLAFGMAVLVPLEMWVRVMETGYRSGYLHFWAVDYWRVGTFHGREFPSWEHLWFVAYLAAYSLLLAAAIDRFGARLFAGLDRLADWFAQGARLLWVPIALLVTLRLALLFVAPESQGLLRDWSGHALYVPVFLFGFALAGAPQLWPAIGRGWKAALLIAGVAGAIAVTIEMRYPGSAVPSHAWMALNRAARVTMAWCMIVALFHIAESYWNRDHRWRRPLAEAVFPFYIVHHPAIVLIAWYSLPLRLGALAEFALLLSGTAAVCLATYLVGREIGWLRPLIGLSPLARDRRSARRARPVPGVP; encoded by the coding sequence TTGAAGCAGCCGGGCGCAGCCATCGAAACCCAGCCCAGCCAGCGCCATTACGGGCTCGATTGGCTGCGCATCGCCGCGTTCGGGCTGCTGATCCTCTACCATGTCGCGATGGCGTTCGCGCCGTGGACCTGGGTGATCCACACCCCCTATCGCTACACCGCGCTGATCCCGCCGATGGCGCTGCTGACCCCCTGGCGGCTGGCTTTGCTGTTCGCTGTCTCGGGCTATGCCTCGCGCAGACTGTTCGACCGTTCGGGCGGCGCGCGGGCCTTTGCCCGTTCGCGCGCGCTGCGGCTGCTGGTGCCGCTCGCCTTCGGCATGGCGGTGCTCGTCCCCCTGGAGATGTGGGTGCGGGTGATGGAGACCGGTTACCGCAGCGGCTATCTGCATTTCTGGGCGGTGGATTATTGGCGCGTCGGCACCTTCCATGGCCGCGAATTTCCGAGCTGGGAGCATCTCTGGTTCGTGGCTTATCTTGCCGCGTACAGCCTGCTCCTCGCCGCCGCGATCGACAGGTTCGGGGCGCGGCTGTTCGCGGGGCTCGACCGGCTTGCCGACTGGTTCGCGCAAGGGGCCCGCCTGCTGTGGGTGCCGATCGCCTTGCTCGTCACCCTGCGGCTCGCCTTGCTGTTCGTCGCGCCCGAATCGCAGGGGCTGCTGCGCGATTGGAGCGGGCATGCGCTGTACGTGCCGGTCTTCCTGTTCGGCTTCGCGCTGGCGGGAGCCCCACAGCTGTGGCCGGCGATCGGACGTGGCTGGAAAGCCGCGCTGCTGATCGCCGGAGTGGCGGGTGCGATCGCGGTGACGATCGAGATGCGCTATCCGGGCAGCGCGGTCCCCTCGCACGCATGGATGGCGCTCAATCGCGCGGCGCGGGTGACGATGGCCTGGTGCATGATCGTTGCGCTGTTCCACATCGCCGAGAGCTATTGGAACCGCGATCACCGCTGGCGTCGACCGCTCGCCGAGGCGGTCTTCCCCTTCTACATCGTCCACCACCCGGCGATCGTGCTGATCGCGTGGTATTCGCTGCCGCTGCGGCTCGGCGCGCTTGCCGAATTCGCGCTGCTGCTGAGCGGGACGGCGGCGGTGTGCCTGGCGACCTATCTGGTCGGCCGGGAAATCGGCTGGCTGCGGCCGCTGATCGGCCTGAGTCCGCTGGCGCGCGACAGGCGTTCTGCTAGGAGGGCACGGCCAGTCCCAGGAGTGCCGTGA
- the ispG gene encoding flavodoxin-dependent (E)-4-hydroxy-3-methylbut-2-enyl-diphosphate synthase: MSLRPWRDITRRHSRQIMVGNVPVGGDAPVTVQTMTNTPTSNPGATIDQIRRCEDAGVDIIRVSCPDVESTAALRQIVRASRVPIVADIHFHYKRALEAADAGAACLRINPGNIGSSDRVREVVNAAKANGCAIRIGVNGGSLEKDLLEKYGEPCPEALVESALDHIKLLQDHDFHEFKVAVKASDLFLAVAAYQQLADQVDCPLHLGITEAGGFVGGTVKSAIGMGSLLWYGIGDTIRVSLSAEPEEEVRVGFEILKALGIRNRGVRVVSCPSCARQGFDVIRTVQALEERLQHIRTPMSLSVLGCVVNGPGEARETDIGITGGGAGKHMVYLSGVTDHHVQDEGMVDHIVRLVEAKAAEIEAAETALVQAAE, from the coding sequence ATGTCCCTTCGTCCGTGGCGCGATATCACGCGCCGGCACAGCCGCCAGATCATGGTGGGCAACGTCCCCGTCGGGGGCGATGCGCCGGTGACCGTGCAGACGATGACCAACACGCCGACGTCGAATCCCGGCGCGACGATCGATCAGATCCGCCGCTGCGAGGATGCCGGGGTCGACATCATCCGGGTCAGCTGCCCCGACGTCGAAAGCACCGCCGCGCTGCGCCAGATCGTCCGCGCCAGCCGCGTGCCGATCGTCGCCGACATCCATTTCCACTATAAGCGCGCGCTTGAGGCCGCCGATGCGGGCGCCGCCTGCCTGCGGATCAATCCGGGCAATATCGGCTCGTCCGATCGCGTCCGCGAAGTCGTCAACGCCGCCAAGGCCAATGGCTGCGCGATCCGGATCGGGGTCAACGGCGGCAGCCTGGAGAAGGATCTGCTCGAAAAATATGGCGAGCCGTGCCCGGAGGCTTTGGTCGAGTCCGCGCTCGATCATATCAAGCTGCTCCAGGATCATGATTTCCACGAATTCAAGGTCGCGGTGAAGGCGTCGGACCTGTTCCTCGCGGTCGCGGCGTACCAGCAGCTCGCCGACCAGGTCGATTGCCCGCTCCATCTCGGCATCACCGAGGCGGGCGGCTTCGTCGGCGGCACGGTCAAGTCGGCGATCGGGATGGGGAGCCTGCTCTGGTACGGCATCGGCGACACGATCCGCGTCTCGCTCTCGGCCGAGCCCGAGGAGGAAGTCCGCGTCGGCTTCGAGATCCTGAAGGCCCTGGGCATCCGCAACCGCGGCGTCCGCGTCGTCTCCTGCCCCAGCTGCGCGCGCCAGGGCTTCGACGTGATCCGCACCGTCCAGGCCCTGGAAGAACGGCTCCAGCATATCCGCACCCCGATGTCGCTCTCGGTCCTCGGCTGCGTCGTCAACGGCCCCGGCGAAGCGCGCGAGACCGATATCGGCATCACCGGCGGCGGCGCCGGCAAGCATATGGTCTATCTCTCGGGTGTCACCGATCATCACGTCCAGGACGAGGGCATGGTCGATCACATCGTCCGGCTGGTCGAAGCCAAGGCGGCCGAGATCGAGGCGGCGGAGACGGCGCTGGTGCAGGCGGCCGAATAG
- a CDS encoding DMT family transporter — MPARPTPLPIAFAAGTLGIALFSAMDAVMKGMTIAMGVYNAMLWRFGAIFVMTAILYLAGRPSMPRRDAMRFHLIRGCVTVVMALLFFWGLARVPMAQAIALCYIAPLLALVLAAVLLKERIGRSVIGASLIAVSGVGVILLGQTQAQMGEEVLLGTAAILASAVCYSYNIILMRQQALLAGPAEISFFQSLVVGGILLLAAPWLGALPPSEQVAPILLAAALATGSLFLLSWAYARAEANYLAPTEYTSFVWAALFGWLIFDETVSLYTLAGAALIVAACILAARRKPGLVAHDAEAALP, encoded by the coding sequence ATGCCCGCCCGCCCAACCCCGCTCCCGATCGCCTTCGCGGCCGGCACGCTCGGCATCGCGCTCTTCTCCGCGATGGACGCCGTGATGAAGGGCATGACCATCGCGATGGGCGTGTACAATGCGATGCTGTGGCGCTTCGGCGCGATCTTCGTGATGACCGCGATCCTTTACCTCGCGGGCCGACCGTCGATGCCGCGGCGCGACGCGATGCGCTTCCATTTGATCCGCGGCTGCGTGACCGTGGTGATGGCGCTGCTCTTCTTCTGGGGCCTCGCCCGGGTGCCGATGGCCCAGGCGATCGCGCTTTGCTACATCGCGCCCTTGCTCGCGCTCGTGCTGGCGGCGGTCTTGCTCAAGGAGCGGATCGGCCGTTCGGTGATCGGCGCATCGCTGATCGCGGTCAGCGGGGTAGGGGTCATCCTGCTCGGTCAGACCCAGGCGCAGATGGGCGAGGAAGTGCTGCTCGGCACCGCCGCGATCCTCGCCTCGGCGGTCTGTTATTCCTACAATATCATCCTGATGCGCCAGCAGGCTTTGCTCGCCGGCCCGGCCGAGATCAGCTTCTTCCAGAGCCTGGTCGTCGGCGGAATCCTGCTGCTTGCCGCGCCCTGGCTCGGCGCGCTGCCCCCCAGCGAGCAGGTCGCGCCGATCCTGCTTGCGGCGGCGCTCGCCACCGGCTCGCTATTCCTGCTCTCTTGGGCCTATGCCCGGGCCGAGGCCAATTATCTTGCTCCTACCGAATATACTTCGTTCGTCTGGGCGGCGCTGTTCGGCTGGCTGATATTCGACGAGACGGTCTCGCTCTACACGCTGGCAGGCGCGGCGCTGATCGTCGCCGCCTGCATCCTGGCCGCGCGGCGCAAGCCCGGGCTCGTCGCGCACGATGCGGAGGCTGCACTGCCATGA
- a CDS encoding GNAT family N-acetyltransferase, translating to MITLRNAEPADVPQILRFVKELAEYERAADKVVATEALLHEAMFGDDRPAAEAVMAEIDGAPVGMALFFHNFSTWTGWRGLYLEDLYVTPAARGAGVGTALLRHLAGIALDRGCTRFEWAVLDWNEPAIQFYRAMGAVSMDEWRVNRVSGDALARLAGER from the coding sequence ATGATCACCCTGCGAAATGCCGAACCGGCCGACGTGCCCCAGATCCTGCGCTTCGTGAAGGAACTGGCGGAGTATGAGCGCGCGGCCGACAAGGTCGTCGCGACCGAGGCACTGCTCCACGAAGCGATGTTCGGCGACGATCGCCCCGCCGCCGAGGCGGTGATGGCCGAGATCGACGGCGCGCCGGTCGGGATGGCATTGTTCTTCCACAATTTCTCGACCTGGACCGGCTGGCGCGGCCTCTATCTCGAAGACCTCTACGTCACCCCCGCCGCGCGCGGCGCCGGGGTCGGCACCGCGCTGCTCCGCCACCTAGCCGGCATCGCGCTCGATCGCGGCTGCACCCGCTTCGAATGGGCGGTCCTCGACTGGAACGAGCCGGCGATCCAATTCTATCGTGCGATGGGGGCGGTGAGCATGGACGAGTGGCGGGTCAATCGCGTCTCGGGCGATGCGCTGGCCAGGCTTGCGGGGGAGCGCTGA
- a CDS encoding TfoX/Sxy family protein translates to MAVDEGLVAWVAEALEPVGTVTMRKMMGGATLYLDGTIFAIVASSGDLWFKADAASDATWDEAGCERFTMTFKDGRVDSMNYRRAPSDVYDDADAMREWAALGIAAGQRAPAKKARKAS, encoded by the coding sequence ATGGCGGTGGACGAGGGGCTGGTCGCCTGGGTGGCCGAGGCGCTAGAGCCGGTCGGCACCGTCACCATGCGCAAGATGATGGGCGGCGCGACGCTCTATCTCGACGGCACCATCTTCGCGATCGTCGCCAGCAGCGGCGACCTGTGGTTCAAGGCGGACGCGGCGAGCGATGCGACCTGGGACGAAGCGGGCTGCGAGCGCTTCACGATGACCTTCAAGGATGGCCGCGTCGACTCGATGAACTATCGCCGCGCGCCGAGCGACGTCTATGACGACGCCGACGCGATGCGCGAATGGGCCGCGCTCGGGATCGCGGCGGGGCAGCGCGCTCCGGCAAAGAAGGCAAGAAAGGCGAGCTAG